The nucleotide window TTTGAAATATATAGAACAAAATAATACTTATATTAACAAACCAGCTTGGCCGCCTTCAAATAAAAAATACGTCTACAAAGCTATGCTGATAAATTATGATAAAATTTATGACGATTTAATCAAACAAATTCAAAGCGAATTTAAAAAAGAAGATTTAGAAAAATTAAGATTTGGACGACAATTGCTTGAATATGATGAAGAATCAAATTGGTAAAGATGCTTAGGAAATTAAAGGTTTAAAGTGTAGTTTTTCTAGTTATTAAATATATAAAATATTGAATGTCAAATTTCATCATCGAAATAAAAAACCTCTACAAGAAATACAAAAACTCGGAAGATTTTTCGGTTAATGATATCTCTTTGAACATCGATAAAAACGAAATCTATGGAATTCTCGGTCCCAACGGAGCGGGGAAAACCACATTGATTTCTATGCTTTCAGGTTTGATTAAACCAACGTCAGGAAGTTTTACCATCAACGGTTTGTCGCCTAAAAAAGACAATTCAAAAATCAAACAAATCATCGGCGTTGTTCCTCAGGAATATGCGCTCTATCCGACTTTAACGGCGAAAGAAAATCTTTTGTTCTTCGGAAGTCTGTATGGTTTGAAACACGATTATCTTCACAAAGCCATTGATGAAGCTTTGGAATTAATGGGCTTAACGAAATTTGCCAATAAGAAAGTCGACCAGTTTTCAGGCGGAATGAAACGCCGTTGCAATCTGATTGCAGGAACGCTTCACAACCCAAAAGTTCTATTTCTAGACGAGCCGACTGTTGGCGTTGATGTTCAATCCAAAAAAGCCATTATCGATTATCTTTTAGATTTAAATAAAAAAGGAACGTGCATCATTTATACCTCGCATCACTTATCTGAAGCTGAGGAATTCTGTACAAAAATCGCCATCATCGACCACGGAAAAATCCACGCAACTGGAACACCGGAAGAATTGGTAGAAAGAGTTCCCAATGCGGAAAACCTGGAGGATGTTTTCATTTCATTAACCGGAAAAGAATTGAGAGATGTTGTATAAATTGTGGAGAAGTTTCATCAAGGAAATTCAGTTACTGAAGCGAGATTCGGGCGGAATTGTGATTATTTTCCTGATGCCGTTGCTGTTGATTATTACGATTACTCTAATTCAGGATTCGACATTCAAAAATCTGGAAGGTTCAAAAATTCCGATTATTTTCATCGATAACGAT belongs to Chryseobacterium sp. KACC 21268 and includes:
- a CDS encoding ABC transporter ATP-binding protein, with the translated sequence MSNFIIEIKNLYKKYKNSEDFSVNDISLNIDKNEIYGILGPNGAGKTTLISMLSGLIKPTSGSFTINGLSPKKDNSKIKQIIGVVPQEYALYPTLTAKENLLFFGSLYGLKHDYLHKAIDEALELMGLTKFANKKVDQFSGGMKRRCNLIAGTLHNPKVLFLDEPTVGVDVQSKKAIIDYLLDLNKKGTCIIYTSHHLSEAEEFCTKIAIIDHGKIHATGTPEELVERVPNAENLEDVFISLTGKELRDVV